The genomic stretch AGAAGAATGATAGAATTCATGAGGAGAAGTTTCACGGTAAAGATTGAAACTCAAGAACCTGATAGCAAACGATGTTATCGTCATAAGATGAGTGAGAGATTGAGGAGACAGAGGGAGAGAAATGGTTACTTGGCTCTGCATTCTTTGTTACCCCATGACACCAAGGTTAGTTATCAATAACTTGCGTGCTAATTAATCACCATTCACTGGTGTTTATTATGCACTGCAGGTATATATGGTAATTGCTTTTAGTTATTAATCAAAAtggttattttatcaatttcttttgtGTGATCTTGATTTGCAGAAAGATAAGAACTCGATTATGCTAATGGCAGCAAAGAAGATTCAAGAGCTGGAGATGTACAAGGAGATGTTGAAGGGGAGAAATGATGAGATTGAAGAGAGACTGGCAGCAAGTGGAATCAGAAATGTTGAGAGTACAAAGATTAGAATTAAAGTAGTCAATCCAACATCAGGGGTGGATCCTATGATAGATGTTCTCAAGTGCTTGAAGAGTTTGGGAACAAAAACCAGAAGCATTCAATCACAGTTTTCTAATCAGGAACTTGTAGCAGTAATGGAAATTGAATCTGAGGTATTCCCACCACTCGTTATCTCTTGTTCCTTTCCAACAATGGTCTTTTTAACTGGGCAAATTTTGATGCAGCATATCACGCATGGCATACTTGTTCTTGTTATTATCACATTAGTGCTTAGTAATAAATAGCAGCTGCAGCCTATTAGTCTCGACAGAGAGAATCGGGAACAAAGACACCATATTTCACGATCCGTCAGTATTTACTTCGTTGTATCTATTTCAGGCATAGCAGCGAAAACGCACTAAAACGAGTCAACTTTGGCCACAAACTTGTTCTATTTCTCACCCATGGAATGGAAGGGTCAATTTCAACTTTCTCCTCTTGCTGATGCTGGCCTTGTGAACATAAAAACATAGACATGATAAAATATGCAcgattataatatatatatatatatatatatatacacacacaccttTTATTGATGCTAATTGTGTGTTTCAAATGTTGCCAGATTGAAGCTGCTGAGATAGAAAATGCAGTGAAAAGGACACTAGCATGATATTGACCAGAATTCCCACGCCGTTTCCTGGAAGGTTAGATAGAAGCCAAAGGAGAAAGCCAAAACAAACGTGATCGTAACACCAGTCAGCTTGACTGTACAGTTTCGACAGATTGTAAAGTAATTGAGGTTAACAACGTTGAATATCACTGACTGGTTAGCTTCTCGATGGTTGAATTGTCTATCTTTGAACTTTGATTGACTAAAATAAAAGCTTGAAAGACTTTTATTTTCGGCTAGGCAAGCAttgtattatgttttttttattatactattatccaagagaagaggaggaggaggaggaagatgcGACATGATCAAAGGAAGGTTCGATAAAAAGACCAGTTAAGCAGTCGGCCATTTTCAGACCTGTTAAGTTAGGGCTGGCCACCTTGCATTTCCTCTGGAAAGCAGTGGTATGTGTAACTACccttttaagaaattaataaacAAGGAACGTGGCAaatgtctttcttttttcttacttaGGAAGTGATAGGAGGATTTATCATAGTTAGCTCAGTTCCAGAAGCCCAGAGCACCCGTAATCCTACTATAaggttatttgcatgaataatttataacaaaaataattttataataactttaaattAGAGGTGTACATGACAAAAAAGACTTGTGAGAAAGAATGAGACATGACAAGCTAGGACTGGGTCGAATAAGCCAGCACAATTATGAGAACAGAAAAGAGAAGCTACGATCAAGTCAAATAAGCCAGCAAGGAGATATTCCAACCTCAAAAGCTTACAAACACTAAAAAGACCGTGTCTTTTCCGTTTTATCTTATCAAAGAATGAAAGGTCACAAAAAACTGAAATGATATTGGAAGCagaaaatccaaaatattataataaaccaTTCTGAATCATCTCTCCAACATGTTTAagctaatataaaatattataataaaccaTTCTgaatctaaaaaactaaaatgataaaCGAGTGAAATTCTCTAGAACTATAAATGGAAACACAAAATGACACCATAAATCAACTAAATCGACAAAATTTTGACCACCCCAGATGTCATCAAAAGATTGGAAAGAACTGGAGTATCCTAGCTGCAGCAAAACATCTCACTTGAGACGAATGAACCTAGAGGAATGGGTAGCACCAATACCAGGCCTACCATGCTTGACAGGCTTGTATGAGATTGAGAACTCAGCAAGAAAATGCCCAATCATTTCACGCTTGATTTCAACCTGATTGAATGTCTTGCCATTGTACACTCCAATGATGCTTCCAATCATTTCAGGTACAATGATCATGTTTTTTAAGTGTGTTCAGATTGGTTCAAGCTTCTCGCCAGCAGGTGCCTTTCTTTTCTgttccaaaaacattaaaaaagaaataaatctcaaatttaaacagtcagaaatcaaatcaaacaaaccCATCAGATGAACTATAGATGGACATATGAGCCCCATCAATTGATTTGAGTTTAATATGACTTCTTACACCTAAAGTTTTCTATTATAAATGGTACAGTGGAGAGAGCATTTGAAAGCAAACATTTTAACACGCAACATATGATTAAGGCCTAATAGGACGATTGCTCTAAATCATAAGAGAGCTTGAAAAACAATATGCTTCTAAAAAGCACCAATTAAGACAGGAAAACACTCTCAAGGTAAGTGTGTATTAAGGCCTGTTTGTTGAAACCACTTTCCCCACTTTTCCATGTTTGGTGGACTTTAGGGAAGTGATTTctccttaaagaaaaaaattaacccaataATAATTCCTATCTAATTGGTATCCCTCCCTGATAAGTTCTATCACGGGCAGCAAAAACGATCCATCTTGGACCATCCAAGTTAGAACACAAAGTAATACACTTTCGACTTATTCTTCAATTCTCATGACACTAAACATTTGGAAGACATCGCTAGAAATGTTCTGTTCTTCCGGCGTTCTAAATGAACAtcatatataaataagaaaGGACTGGAATTTAACATCCAACTCGGAaccggggaaaaaaaacaagtaataagTGATTACTTATCATGAGGTAATCAATCAATCATAAAACAGCTTATATACTAATCAAATGACAAGAAACCCCTCTAAATAGAAGAAAACAGCAGCTGCATTAACCTCTGATGGTGCCAAGAAACCCAGAGCCTACCCTACTTGTCATGAGGTAATCAATCAATCATAAAACAGCTTATATACTAATCAAATGACACGTCGTTTCATACTGTAATGTTATTTTTGGGATTTTGATGTCTGCAGATGGTCAAGGAGGCGATTGTGGCTTTGAAGGGAAGGAGTGGATCGAGCCAGATTGCAATTGCTAAGTTCATCGAAGAGAAGCATAAGTCCAACCTCCCCACCAATTTCAAGAAACTGCTGCTTGTTCAATTGAAGAAACTTGTTGCTAATGGCAAGCTAGTTAAGGTCAAGAAGTCCTTCAAGCTCCCTCCTAAATCTTCCGCTAAGGATGCTGCTTCTGTGAACAAAGCGGCTCCAGCGAAACCCGAGGCCGAGGCTAAGCCTAAGCCGGAAAAGGCTGCGAAGGCTGAGGCTGTAAAGTTTCCGGCGAAGAAAGCTGTTGTTGCGCCTAAAAATAAGACTCCGGCGAAAAAGGCAGTGTAGAAACCCAAGAGTATTAAGTCGCCGGTGAAGAAGGCAGTTAGGAAGACCAAGAAGTGAAAGCAGTTTGTGTGGATAGAATGGCAGGATTTGTAAATTGCGGGTTTACTTGGGGTTATTTGGGTATagaattgcttgatttttttatgagaaataatTTCTATGTAATTCAACTTCTATTTGAAATGGAATTATTAGTTTTAGCGTGTATTAGTATGGCtactgattatattttattttaagtatttttttatttaaaattttttttaatttttttttaatatcattacatAAACATCATCgagaattaaaacaaaatatacttttaaaactcATAAACACAGGTTAAATTTCACAAAAAGAGTAAAATAATGCAAGGTTAATAGCGTAGCATCATCCATTAGGCAGAGAGCACAATCATGATTTTTCGATGTTTAGAATAGAGGTCCTGAGCTCCGATTGAACAGTGGGCCTGGAAGGATCCAAGACGATGTCTTTCCAAACAGAGCCCGGCTCGAAGATGGGGCTTGGGTCTGTGTAAAGCTCGTAGATGGATTCTGCTTCAGCCCTCAAATTGCTCACATTTGTCAAGCATTTGTACCCCTCTGGATCAAGCAGGAGCTTGTTGTCCCCATCTTTCCATGCTATCAGCTGCATTCATTTTGTGCCAATCAAAGtcagtgtaataaaaaaatgcagtCCCCTTTTGTCTTTTGAATCGCTATCAGAAAGAAAATCTACAGGCAAGAACTATGATAAATGATGCTAGTTCTAAGCTACGAGCATGGAAGGTGGGGCTAATTTCCGTACATAATGCAGCGTGTTGTAGGGTCCATTTCTTGTCGAGGCCTCGAGATCGCGTGCAGAATAGTGCATATATTGGACCACAATCTGGGATTCCCAGCTCACACTTACCAGTTTTCTTAGAACTGACAGGTGGGTGATGGAATTTATTTCAATAGATTTCGACTCTTGGCATGTCAAGCGATAGATAGTGATTCAAATGGAATGGTGGCCCGACTAAAAACGAGGGTGGTTGGCAGACTCTCTTCCCTGATGTCGTGTTGTGTTTTAGAGGTTGTCCATTGGATTTGAGGCACTGTGCATTTGTCACTacgagaaagaagagaagaagcacgGGATAAACCTGATGGAAGAGTCGTACTTACACTAGGCGGTGCTCCGACTGAATTGGTGCAATAAAGCCTGGCATTATCAACAAGTTGGCAGTATCTTTCAAATGCGCTGGCGAATCTCTTGTGGGACTTCAACTGGGAATTCACCCTCACTGCCCTTCTTGTCGTTATGGCTCTCCTGTTCAAAATCCCAGAAAAACATACCCTCTTTCATTACTACCATGTACCGGACGACAATCAACGAGAATGATTTTGATTACTACACAGCTAGTTCTATCATGTTTCGATTGTTACCTGATGCCTCTAACAACAGCTAGATAAGGGTCACAGACAACTCCAACCAGCTCTATTCTGTATGGTTTCCTGCCAGTTAATTCTCCTTTATCGTTGTTTAAGCGCTGGTCTTCTTCCCCTTGCTCTACCTTTTCCCAGTAATTTTCATCGACGGTCCCATCCTCAGCAACCTGGTACCCTGGTCCCATTCGGTAACGGCATGTGTGCACATTACGAGCCATGGCAATTGTCTGCTCCACAAAAGGCTCCCATGAAAGGGTGCCATCCATGATCACATCCCGTCCTTCATTCAGTGCAGTTACTAGGAGTGATGATGCAGCATCGGTTGATGATTGGTGCACCTATAGCAAACAATAAGATAAATTACAGAATGGGATTGATTTCAACTTTATGATCCtggaatgttttgttttttaaagctaGAAATCTCTACCCAGGTGGAAAAAGAGAGGGGGGACGGAATATTTACCAGTTCAGCAGTTTGAAGCATGTCATCGTGATGGCCCATGGAGCTAATGGCTCGGTAGATGACATCCGACTCTTTGAATGCATCAGCCTCCACCACAACCGCCTTTGCCTTTGCTCCTGACCAGAACGGTCTGCCCAATTATTTATTGATCAGTGTCCCATCAAATCACAATCACAAGGCTTGCACTCTTTTCCAGAGCAAAATTCAATTATCTTTACTCCGTGCCCCATTGTTTAGTCGGATTccgtaaattaaattttgtttagatTAACTAATTTACAAAAGAAACATGTCTTCAATATAACTAATAAATAAGATTCATAATCTAATGGCCAAGAAAAAACGAGTCACATGACATTATGCAgagataatagaaaaataaaaccatgttCTAGCCCTTTTACTCTTAAAGTCTTCTTTCGTTTTTTAGGGTAGCTGATACTCTTCTTTCAtgcatgttatatatatttctacTTCTATTTCTAGATTTAAATTATGCAGAtaatagaaaaatcatgaaagttatttttaatgtttacgAGGTAAAATTTGATAAATGCATACTCTTTGAGAATATCTTTGGTGACAGTGCTCTTGCCAGCCCCCATACCACCACCCATAAGTAGCAGCACCGGACTTCTCTCACTCAGTGCCACCGGCACCATGACCTCCGTACAATGTGATTCCCCCTGGCCGATTGCTTTCAATTCCTCAACTAGAGTAGAAAATGCCCTTGTAACCTTCAAGTTCTTGGTCACCCTCTCAAATCTTTGTTTTCTGCCAAAAtcgataaaaattaaaaccatatgATAATATAAAGTATCCATTCGATTCCTGAAACCATAAAGTTTGGTGTGGTATATAAATGAAAAACCACGGCACCTCTGGCCCttcataaaagagaaaaatgaggCCATGTTGAAGTGggtgaattgaaaaataaaaaaaataattaagaacatACAAAAGAGCTCAGTttgtttaagataaaaaaataataataataataaagtgccgagaaaattcataattaaaaatgcGAAAtttcgaaaaaaataaatttatattggtCAACATCAAGGTGGAAACGAGATGAAGAGACACGGGAATCGACCTCACTAATTTCGTATTTcctaaaataaatcatacataATTGATCCaagaaagaataatatttagggtaaatttgaaaagagaaataaagagatagaacataatgtaaaaaaataaacagagaatACTAGCCACATAATTTCTcaccaaagaaagaaaaatagagaaaggtAGGCTGAAGCCTAAGGggcaataaaaagataataatctaatgttattttttttttattattaaacctaaGTGGATTGAAGtaatttatattctaaaaaaacaattctacttaaaaaaattaaataacaggAGTCGTACTTACGAATTAGATCTGCCAGATAAGCACTTTTCCTGGCAGCCAATCCCAGCTTGTTTAATAATATAGTTAcataataatatagttttaattactttttaaataactttttatattaaaatatatattaataatacttttttatttataaaaaattattttttatattagaatattaaaataatttaaaaacactaaaaacatattaatttaaagttaataaaaaaataaaaatattttaaattttttaaaaatattttttagataaaaaataaataagaccaCCCGACCATGAATGAGTTAAGACAGGCACGATAGGACATTGTACTTCAAAGTTCAAGCTTGACAACCATGGATATTGATTGTGTCGTGCAAAGCAGCACTActgtataaaatataatattttatattacactATTATAATATCACATTTCAAGTTGTCGAAGGCATGGACGGTTCAATAAGTAATATAATATTACAAGTCATTGTCATCAATCCCTTTCTGGGGTTCATTAGTCATGTGGCCGGGTTTTTAGGCACCGTTTGGTAGTGAGGTTGTAACTGTATTttgttcaaatttaaatttttttttttattaaaattaagtttggtttgtattttttggatcgttttgatatgctgatgtcaaaaatgatttttaaaaaataaaaaaacatcattggcatgtatttcggcacgaaaagctatatgaaaagcaaccgctaccaaactaccaaacacgctcttaatcgagttaatttgaaaaaataaaaataaaatttatattagataTAAAATGTAGCATAGGTATActatataaaatgttaaaaaataatctatataaatatagactgtaaaacaaaaaatataaaaatataaaaaatttcagatttttatgatttaaaaccAACTAATATATAAGTTACTCGGGTCTGATTAACCTTTCAAGCCGGGTTTTATGAATATGTCAAGAGGTAAAACAAacctataattaataattactacatgttaaaatcatttgaaaaatgtaaaagaaattGCAGAATGCGAATTACCTCGTGGCTGCCATTACAATGCCTTTGAGCTTTGGTTTCTTCACGGATTCAACATCTATAACCTGCCATCCATACAGAAAATCAAAGAGCATAAGACAGCAAAGACAATAAGCAGAAAATAAAAGGTACtgttccttttcattttattatttggttctGAAAGTTGATGATAAACCTGACTGATAAACAGAGATGCTCTGCTCCAATGAAATGCAAAATAAGTGAGGATGCATTTTTCAAATTCCTCCATCAGCTTCACGTACAGAGATTCAAACTCCGATAGATTagcaaaaaaatcatagatgTTATTCTCACACCCTTCAGATCTTTTCAGATAATCATAAGCCAATTTGCATAGCCGTGGACACTCATCTGCATCTGCAAATCCCATCTGCCTAGCTACAAAGACCAGTAAAATGAAAAATGGGTAAGATTTCTTCTTTCTTGACTCCTgagataaaaacattatttgtcaAG from Populus alba chromosome 8, ASM523922v2, whole genome shotgun sequence encodes the following:
- the LOC118056846 gene encoding transcription factor bHLH92, which produces MENMQKHQHGAPVSTQISFLDCIDLSTPDIQQSFSLKNRWKLKFELPGKGQGRGLEMDHFFQQQLLQGDVFCYENGPVNQSAFVPYICRPWGGREVGVGSSSMEVHPTNMSRRMIEFMRRSFTVKIETQEPDSKRCYRHKMSERLRRQRERNGYLALHSLLPHDTKKDKNSIMLMAAKKIQELEMYKEMLKGRNDEIEERLAASGIRNVESTKIRIKVVNPTSGVDPMIDVLKCLKSLGTKTRSIQSQFSNQELVAVMEIESEIEAAEIENAVKRTLA
- the LOC118056853 gene encoding histone H1; the encoded protein is MVKEAIVALKGRSGSSQIAIAKFIEEKHKSNLPTNFKKLLLVQLKKLVANGKLVKVKKSFKLPPKSSAKDAASVNKAAPAKPEAEAKPKPEKAAKAEAVKFPAKKAVVAPKNKTPAKKAV
- the LOC118056835 gene encoding calmodulin calcium-dependent NAD kinase isoform X2 gives rise to the protein MGFADADECPRLCKLAYDYLKRSEGCENNIYDFFANLSEFESLYVKLMEEFEKCILTYFAFHWSRASLFISQVIDVESVKKPKLKGIVMAATRKQRFERVTKNLKVTRAFSTLVEELKAIGQGESHCTEVMVPVALSERSPVLLLMGGGMGAGKSTVTKDILKEPFWSGAKAKAVVVEADAFKESDVIYRAISSMGHHDDMLQTAELVHQSSTDAASSLLVTALNEGRDVIMDGTLSWEPFVEQTIAMARNVHTCRYRMGPGYQVAEDGTVDENYWEKVEQGEEDQRLNNDKGELTGRKPYRIELVGVVCDPYLAVVRGIRRAITTRRAVRVNSQLKSHKRFASAFERYCQLVDNARLYCTNSVGAPPSLIAWKDGDNKLLLDPEGYKCLTNVSNLRAEAESIYELYTDPSPIFEPGSVWKDIVLDPSRPTVQSELRTSILNIEKS
- the LOC118056835 gene encoding calmodulin calcium-dependent NAD kinase isoform X1, which produces MQLDNNNGHAILTRVLAASFLGFISAAAATLYYRRKSEAKIDHHIIPGLVRTESGRLGNLERFSDYVARQMGFADADECPRLCKLAYDYLKRSEGCENNIYDFFANLSEFESLYVKLMEEFEKCILTYFAFHWSRASLFISQVIDVESVKKPKLKGIVMAATRKQRFERVTKNLKVTRAFSTLVEELKAIGQGESHCTEVMVPVALSERSPVLLLMGGGMGAGKSTVTKDILKEPFWSGAKAKAVVVEADAFKESDVIYRAISSMGHHDDMLQTAELVHQSSTDAASSLLVTALNEGRDVIMDGTLSWEPFVEQTIAMARNVHTCRYRMGPGYQVAEDGTVDENYWEKVEQGEEDQRLNNDKGELTGRKPYRIELVGVVCDPYLAVVRGIRRAITTRRAVRVNSQLKSHKRFASAFERYCQLVDNARLYCTNSVGAPPSLIAWKDGDNKLLLDPEGYKCLTNVSNLRAEAESIYELYTDPSPIFEPGSVWKDIVLDPSRPTVQSELRTSILNIEKS